From a single Streptomyces rubradiris genomic region:
- a CDS encoding roadblock/LC7 domain-containing protein translates to MSQAAQNLNWLITNFVDNTPGVSHTVVVSADGLLLAMSEGFPRDRADQLAAVASGLTSLTAGASRIFEGGTVAQTVVEMERGFLFLMSISDGSSLAVLAHPEADIGLVGYEMALLVDRAGAVLTPDLRAELQGSLLH, encoded by the coding sequence ATGAGCCAGGCGGCACAGAACCTGAACTGGTTGATCACCAACTTCGTGGACAACACCCCCGGGGTGTCCCACACGGTGGTGGTCTCCGCCGACGGCCTTCTGCTGGCGATGTCCGAAGGCTTCCCGAGAGACCGCGCCGACCAGCTCGCGGCCGTCGCCTCCGGGCTGACCTCGCTGACGGCCGGGGCGTCCCGGATCTTCGAGGGCGGCACCGTGGCACAGACGGTCGTCGAGATGGAGCGCGGGTTCCTCTTCCTGATGTCCATCTCGGACGGGTCGTCCCTCGCGGTGCTGGCCCACCCCGAGGCGGACATCGGCCTCGTCGGCTACGAGATGGCGCTGCTCGTGGACCGCGCGGGTGCGGTACTCACCCCGGACCTGCGCGCCGAACTCCAGGGCAGTCTGCTCCACTGA
- a CDS encoding DUF742 domain-containing protein, which yields MTPPTAHHDPYAEPYGDEGDQPLVRPYAMTGGRTRPRYQLAIEALISTTADPAVIMGLLPEHQRICHLCREVKSVAEVSALLNMPLGVARILVADLAEAGMVAIHQPGGDENNGGAPDVTLLERVLSGLRKL from the coding sequence ATGACCCCGCCCACCGCCCATCATGATCCGTACGCGGAGCCGTACGGGGACGAGGGCGACCAGCCGCTGGTGAGGCCCTACGCCATGACCGGCGGCCGGACCCGGCCCCGCTACCAGCTCGCCATCGAGGCGCTGATCAGCACCACGGCCGACCCGGCCGTGATCATGGGGCTGCTCCCGGAGCACCAGCGCATCTGCCACCTGTGCCGCGAGGTCAAGTCGGTCGCGGAGGTGTCGGCGCTGCTGAACATGCCGCTCGGCGTGGCCCGCATCCTGGTGGCCGACCTCGCCGAGGCCGGCATGGTCGCCATCCACCAGCCTGGTGGCGACGAGAACAACGGCGGCGCTCCGGATGTGACGCTGCTCGAAAGGGTGCTCAGTGGACTTCGCAAGCTCTGA
- a CDS encoding GTP-binding protein has product MDFASSDAGRATTSAKIVVAGGFGVGKTTFVGAVSEINPLRTEAVMTSASAGIDDLTHTGDKTTTTVAMDFGRITLDQDLILYLFGTPGQDRFWFMWDDLVRGAIGAIVLVDTRRLADCFPAVDYFENSGLPFVIALNGFDGQQPYTPDEVREALQIGPDTPIITTDARHRADAKSALITLVEHALMARLK; this is encoded by the coding sequence GTGGACTTCGCAAGCTCTGACGCGGGCCGGGCCACCACTTCCGCGAAGATCGTGGTGGCGGGCGGCTTCGGCGTGGGCAAGACCACGTTCGTCGGCGCCGTCTCGGAGATCAACCCGCTGCGCACAGAGGCCGTCATGACGTCCGCGTCCGCCGGCATCGACGACCTCACCCACACCGGGGACAAGACCACCACCACGGTGGCCATGGACTTCGGCCGCATCACCCTGGACCAGGACCTCATCCTCTACCTGTTCGGCACCCCCGGACAGGACCGCTTCTGGTTCATGTGGGACGACCTCGTCCGCGGCGCCATCGGCGCCATCGTCCTCGTCGACACCCGCCGCCTCGCCGACTGCTTCCCCGCCGTCGACTACTTCGAGAACTCGGGCCTCCCCTTCGTCATCGCCCTCAACGGCTTCGACGGACAACAGCCCTACACCCCCGACGAAGTACGCGAAGCACTCCAGATCGGCCCCGACACCCCCATCATCACCACCGACGCCCGCCACCGCGCCGACGCCAAGAGCGCCCTCATCACCCTCGTCGAACACGCCCTCATGGCCCGCTTGAAGTAA